Proteins found in one Acidobacteriota bacterium genomic segment:
- a CDS encoding LacI family transcriptional regulator, with amino-acid sequence MANIYDVAKQARVSVATVSAVVNDSAYVSPQLKARVSAAIRKLGYQPNLLARSLAKQRSHMLGMIVPDIANPFWPDVVRGAEDHAHASGYTLLLANTDDDPKKEELYLNLFMAKRVDGILISKAPGRLAPDAVERLAVTRTPLVQLTRVSPELHTDAVLMDDRNAAYESVAHLLRLGYRRVAMIGGLHGVTPSQRRLQGYRQALKDFKRTFSSTLYYEGDYRPHSGYEAGLALLKRKPDAVFISNYQMAVGFMKALRQYQLRCPQDVAIVTCDDHPWMESFQPRLTTVDFPKYRIGAEAARVLLERIADRDRPYQSLQLKSSLTIRESCGYQLRAAAP; translated from the coding sequence ATGGCCAACATCTACGACGTCGCCAAACAGGCTCGCGTGTCGGTGGCCACCGTCTCCGCGGTGGTGAACGACAGCGCCTACGTCAGCCCTCAGCTCAAGGCGCGGGTCAGCGCCGCCATCCGCAAGCTCGGCTACCAGCCCAACCTGCTCGCCCGCAGCCTCGCCAAGCAGCGCTCGCACATGCTCGGCATGATCGTCCCCGACATCGCCAACCCGTTCTGGCCCGACGTGGTCCGCGGCGCCGAGGACCACGCCCACGCCTCGGGCTACACGCTGCTGCTCGCCAACACCGACGACGACCCGAAGAAGGAAGAGCTCTATCTCAACCTCTTCATGGCCAAACGCGTCGACGGCATCCTCATCAGCAAGGCACCCGGCCGACTCGCACCCGACGCCGTCGAACGCCTGGCGGTCACGCGCACGCCGCTCGTGCAGCTCACCCGCGTCTCACCCGAGCTCCACACCGACGCGGTCCTCATGGACGACCGCAACGCCGCCTACGAGAGCGTCGCGCACCTCCTCCGCCTCGGCTACCGCCGCGTCGCCATGATCGGCGGCCTGCACGGCGTCACGCCCTCGCAGCGCCGCCTCCAGGGATACCGGCAGGCGCTCAAGGACTTCAAGCGGACCTTCTCGAGCACGCTGTACTACGAAGGCGACTACCGACCGCACTCGGGATACGAGGCCGGCCTCGCCCTGCTCAAGCGAAAGCCCGACGCCGTCTTCATCTCGAACTACCAGATGGCCGTCGGGTTCATGAAGGCCCTCAGACAGTACCAGCTGCGCTGCCCGCAGGACGTCGCCATCGTGACCTGCGACGACCACCCCTGGATGGAGTCGTTCCAGCCCCGCCTGACGACCGTCGACTTCCCGAAGTACCGGATCGGCGCGGAAGCCGCCCGTGTCCTGCTCGAGCGCATCGCCGACCGCGACCGGCCGTACCAGTCGCTGCAGCTCAAGAGCAGCCTCACGATCAGGGAGTCGTGCGGCTACCAGTTGCGCGCCGCGGCCCCGTGA
- the iolC gene encoding 5-dehydro-2-deoxygluconokinase: MGRSSIDLYAHDIGVPITGVRSFDAYVGGCPTNVSVGTRRLGRRSALLTAVGEDQVGDFIVHFLEREGVETRFIPRKPGRRTSAVVLTIQPPDRFPLTFYRDNCADIALTVDDVAAAPIADSRVLFVTGTGLCREPSLTATHFAAETARSTGTEVVLDLDYRPDQWPDIRTYGAAVRALATRATLVIGTEEEVLAAGGEDAVDAALARVMACGVPRAIVKRGPRGCTLVDTAGTSHDAAPFPVEVLNTLGAGDAFASGLLHAWLQGWPLERALRYGNATGAIVVTRHGCANDMPTADEVEVFVAARGGWQFDR, encoded by the coding sequence ATGGGCCGCAGCTCAATCGACCTCTACGCCCACGACATCGGCGTCCCCATCACCGGGGTCCGCAGCTTCGACGCCTACGTCGGCGGCTGCCCGACCAACGTCAGCGTCGGCACGCGGCGGCTCGGCCGGCGCTCGGCCCTGCTCACGGCCGTCGGCGAGGACCAGGTCGGCGACTTCATCGTCCACTTCCTCGAGCGCGAGGGGGTCGAGACACGGTTCATCCCACGCAAACCCGGCCGACGCACGAGCGCGGTCGTGCTCACCATCCAGCCGCCCGATCGTTTCCCGTTGACCTTCTACCGCGACAACTGCGCCGATATCGCGCTGACCGTCGACGACGTCGCGGCCGCGCCAATCGCCGACAGCCGTGTGCTCTTCGTGACCGGCACCGGCCTCTGCCGCGAGCCGAGCCTGACCGCCACCCACTTCGCCGCCGAGACGGCCCGATCGACCGGCACGGAGGTCGTACTCGACCTCGACTACCGGCCCGACCAGTGGCCCGACATCCGGACGTACGGGGCCGCCGTACGCGCGCTGGCCACGCGTGCCACCCTGGTCATCGGCACGGAGGAGGAAGTGCTGGCCGCCGGCGGCGAGGACGCCGTCGACGCCGCCCTCGCGCGCGTCATGGCCTGCGGGGTGCCCCGGGCCATCGTCAAGCGCGGGCCAAGAGGGTGTACTCTCGTGGATACCGCGGGCACTTCCCATGACGCCGCGCCGTTTCCGGTCGAGGTGCTGAACACGCTCGGCGCGGGCGATGCGTTCGCCAGCGGCTTGCTGCACGCCTGGCTGCAGGGGTGGCCGCTCGAACGGGCCCTGCGGTACGGCAATGCCACCGGCGCCATCGTCGTGACACGCCACGGGTGTGCCAACGACATGCCGACGGCGGACGAGGTCGAGGTTTTCGTTGCGGCACGGGGCGGTTGGCAGTTCGACAGGTGA
- a CDS encoding CoA-acylating methylmalonate-semialdehyde dehydrogenase: MATPTDVLNFIDGSWTRPGTTHSQPVVNPATGETLGRVPLGSAADVGAAVAAARAAYEGWRRTPALERVQPLFRLKMKLEEHFDDLARTITLESGKTIGEATGEVRRGIENVEVATGIPSLVMGSNVEDIAPGIDEHMIRQPVGVVAAITPFNFPGMIPLWFLPYAVACGNAFILKPSERVPLSMQKLFGLIEQVGFPKGVISLVNGGKEAVDALLDHPDVRAISFVGSTAVARYIYARAAQNGKRAQCQGGAKNPVVVLPDADLEMTTRIVADSAFGCAGQRCLAASVAITVGEARDSFTGLIAEAAASRRVGFGLDEGVEMGPVITPESRSRIEGLIGRGASDGARLLVDGRGATVAGYERGNFVRPTVLADVPSASEIARTEVFGPVLSLMHVDEVDEAIALVNRGAYGNMACLFTSNGAAARKFRYEVQTGNVGINVGVAAPIAMFPFSGWKDSFFGDLHAQGRDAIDFYTEKKVVVERWPREWSRTF, translated from the coding sequence ATGGCCACACCAACCGACGTTCTCAACTTCATCGACGGATCCTGGACCCGGCCCGGCACGACGCACTCGCAGCCGGTGGTGAACCCGGCCACCGGCGAGACGCTCGGCAGGGTGCCGCTCGGATCGGCCGCCGACGTCGGGGCGGCCGTCGCTGCCGCTCGCGCCGCCTACGAGGGTTGGCGCCGGACGCCCGCGCTCGAGCGCGTTCAGCCGCTCTTCCGCCTCAAGATGAAGCTCGAGGAGCACTTCGACGATCTCGCCCGGACGATCACGCTCGAGAGCGGGAAGACAATCGGCGAGGCGACGGGCGAGGTCCGGCGGGGCATCGAGAACGTCGAGGTGGCGACGGGCATCCCCTCGCTCGTGATGGGGTCGAACGTCGAGGACATCGCGCCGGGCATCGACGAACACATGATCCGGCAGCCCGTCGGGGTCGTCGCCGCCATCACGCCGTTCAACTTCCCCGGCATGATCCCGCTGTGGTTCCTGCCGTACGCCGTGGCGTGCGGCAACGCGTTCATCCTGAAGCCGTCGGAGCGGGTCCCGCTGTCGATGCAGAAGCTCTTCGGCCTGATCGAGCAGGTCGGCTTCCCGAAGGGCGTCATCTCGCTCGTCAACGGCGGCAAGGAGGCGGTCGACGCCCTGCTCGACCACCCGGACGTGCGGGCGATCTCGTTTGTCGGCTCGACGGCGGTCGCCCGCTACATCTACGCCCGCGCGGCGCAGAACGGGAAGCGGGCGCAGTGCCAGGGTGGCGCGAAGAACCCGGTGGTGGTCCTGCCCGACGCCGATCTCGAGATGACGACCAGGATCGTGGCCGACTCGGCCTTCGGCTGCGCGGGGCAGCGGTGCCTGGCGGCGTCGGTCGCGATCACGGTCGGCGAGGCGCGCGACAGCTTCACCGGGCTCATCGCCGAGGCCGCGGCGTCGCGCAGGGTGGGCTTCGGCCTCGACGAGGGGGTCGAGATGGGGCCGGTCATCACGCCCGAGAGCCGGTCGCGCATCGAGGGGCTCATCGGCCGCGGCGCGTCCGACGGCGCCCGCCTGCTCGTCGACGGCCGCGGCGCGACGGTGGCGGGCTACGAACGCGGCAACTTCGTGCGGCCGACGGTCCTCGCCGACGTGCCGTCGGCAAGCGAGATCGCCCGTACGGAGGTCTTCGGCCCCGTGCTCAGTCTGATGCACGTCGACGAGGTCGACGAGGCGATCGCGCTCGTCAACCGCGGCGCCTACGGCAACATGGCCTGCCTGTTCACGTCGAACGGGGCCGCGGCGCGCAAGTTCCGCTACGAGGTCCAGACGGGCAACGTGGGCATCAACGTGGGGGTGGCCGCCCCGATTGCGATGTTCCCCTTCTCGGGGTGGAAGGACAGCTTCTTCGGCGACCTGCACGCGCAGGGCCGGGACGCCATCGACTTCTACACCGAGAAGAAGGTCGTGGTCGAGCGCTGGCCGCGCGAGTGGTCGCGGACGTTCTGA